From the Leucobacter tenebrionis genome, one window contains:
- a CDS encoding ABC transporter substrate-binding protein — translation MRQTSFRRALAAASLTAVAALTLGACSGSSAPSDTTGGGEGELEKVNIGISQLLQHPALDAATEGFKQAFIDAGYVEGETVEFDLQNANGEQATAVSIAQGFASSDADLVLAVATPAAQAAAQAIVDKPVLFTAVTDAVTADLVDSNAKPGGNVTGTSDAVPSDALQSQFELLKELAPDAAKVGIVYSSGEVNSEVQVEAAEKVAAGLDLEIVTKTVTTASDIPQATDALGDVDAIYVPTDNLVVGGISSLVQVAEEKQIPVIGAESGTVEGGAIATLGIDYVALGRQTGEMALRILQKGEDPAEMPVEFATELAYVVNPGAAERMGVEIPQEILDQAETVGE, via the coding sequence ATGCGTCAGACCTCGTTCCGCCGTGCGCTCGCCGCAGCGAGCCTCACCGCCGTCGCCGCGCTCACGCTCGGCGCCTGCTCCGGCTCGTCCGCGCCCTCCGACACCACGGGAGGCGGCGAGGGTGAGCTCGAGAAGGTGAACATCGGGATCAGCCAGCTGCTGCAGCACCCCGCGCTCGATGCGGCCACCGAGGGCTTCAAGCAGGCCTTCATCGACGCGGGATACGTCGAGGGCGAGACGGTCGAGTTCGATCTGCAGAACGCCAACGGCGAGCAGGCCACTGCCGTGTCGATCGCGCAGGGCTTCGCCTCGTCGGACGCCGACCTCGTGCTCGCGGTCGCCACCCCCGCAGCACAGGCTGCCGCTCAGGCCATCGTCGACAAGCCCGTGCTCTTCACCGCGGTCACCGACGCGGTGACCGCCGACCTCGTCGACTCGAACGCGAAGCCCGGCGGCAACGTCACCGGCACCAGCGACGCCGTGCCGAGCGACGCTCTGCAGTCGCAGTTCGAGCTCCTCAAGGAACTCGCGCCCGACGCCGCCAAGGTGGGCATCGTCTACTCCTCGGGCGAGGTCAACTCCGAGGTGCAGGTCGAGGCCGCTGAGAAGGTCGCAGCCGGTCTCGATCTCGAGATCGTGACGAAGACCGTCACCACCGCGAGCGACATCCCGCAGGCGACCGACGCGCTCGGCGACGTCGACGCCATCTACGTGCCCACCGACAACCTGGTGGTGGGCGGCATCTCGTCTCTCGTGCAGGTCGCCGAGGAGAAGCAGATCCCCGTGATCGGCGCCGAATCCGGCACCGTAGAGGGCGGCGCGATCGCCACGCTCGGCATCGACTACGTCGCGCTCGGACGCCAGACGGGCGAGATGGCGCTCCGCATCCTGCAGAAGGGTGAGGACCCCGCAGAGATGCCCGTCGAGTTCGCGACCGAACTGGCGTACGTCGTCAACCCGGGCGCCGCGGAGCGTATGGGCGTCGAGATCCCGCAGGAGATCCTCGACCAGGCGGAGACCGTCGGGGAGTAA
- a CDS encoding aldehyde dehydrogenase family protein gives MAADSFEVEAAWQVVADRAEGRVDEWIGALLERGVEHQRGFLREMRREPESFEFTRRLLELLASTEDVFASAAALREVAQEVPQSLPARDRLAVRAGGATSLGFPWAILPMARKRLRDRVADLVLAAKLPVGGASSGPARLSRLTEAVRRLGEAGVTAVVTPLGEAVHGPAGVEAEVARLVALCAVPTVGHLVIDPARLAPGGSDWTAEDDVCRVVRSLRPVLDAAAEHGTTVHLEPRSVRWARVLPEIVVRAFADAALDRVRVGVRIMAELPESREHYDRLSRWAQQRAADGGAAVEAVIGVAGVASAERIASIESGLAVPVLEDREEVTAQLLRLIELALHPARAAVLRPVVATEDLFVLSGTIELAEHLGSAGLFSLQLRSGFAPGLAEVLSAGGAEVRMSLPVVAPREFAGAVDMLVGFAAEAADPESVIARFDALLDEGRGAADADPDASPDPAPSPDPDPAPETSPDRVSEPASGEALPVRAVERAAFRAASARAADPAPASHRTQLRAREWDPSERDSALFYRAPDEPARFDTGGLTAAVLGLTRGSTGEVRLESLTPPRPIPVVSESGFAGEPATDASLSANRDWVRELLVRDVREGARGCQSADAADSAEADTGTGGAAATSGSAASSEPATPAVSTAAPAGAVERAAGQTWSGQPARTRASRLRRAALAVVAARDRLLQSLAVDTGAPAGELDTEVSDIVDAARYYGQLAEGLAAVRGATFVSEGLALVVADARTPFATQAEAVLAALGAGSSVLWMVPQRFRRSASVLLEEWEIGGITPGSVRIEPAPEQGGALDSAVSSEIDRAIVLGDRAAAREIARRRPELQIEGRFHARGSVLVAPSADLDGAVEDLVASAFYAAGAHPRAASIAILLGSVARSRRFRDGLADAVRALRVGDTAQPRGADPLSFDVGPLAEPPGEGALRALTELERGEEWLVQPRQLDDEGLLWSPGVRLGVSPASSFWDDARGVPVLGIAHAHSFEEALRLQNADGGGAVAGLQSNDADEILSWLGAVEAASLTINRPTAVARIERHPGGVWNRAAMGLPALSGGPNRLLPLGAWQLREGTRSETLHLRGLEPEVRLLIEAAQSVLAYEEFDEVRRAALADALAWRTSFGVEHDTIGLGIERNVIRYLPVTTQLRLAEGGSVALLVRVLAAALLVRAPISVSTGEVLPAAVTAFLERQGIEVSLERDDDWVERLAVSGPVGSDGTIADRVRLIGGDAVRAAEWMGGLDRVALWAQPVTMAGPVELLTLLREQAVSARAHRHGLAVPVPGLDELIDE, from the coding sequence ATGGCAGCAGATTCTTTCGAAGTCGAGGCCGCGTGGCAGGTGGTGGCCGACCGGGCGGAGGGGCGCGTCGATGAGTGGATCGGCGCGCTGCTCGAGCGCGGTGTGGAGCATCAGCGCGGCTTCCTGCGCGAGATGCGGCGTGAGCCCGAGAGCTTCGAATTCACGCGGCGACTGCTCGAACTGCTCGCGAGCACGGAAGACGTGTTCGCTTCTGCCGCGGCGCTGCGCGAGGTCGCGCAAGAGGTGCCGCAGTCGCTGCCCGCGCGGGATCGCCTGGCCGTGCGCGCCGGGGGAGCGACCTCGCTCGGGTTCCCCTGGGCGATCCTGCCGATGGCGAGGAAGCGCTTGCGCGACCGTGTGGCAGACCTGGTGCTCGCGGCGAAGCTCCCGGTCGGCGGCGCCTCCTCCGGGCCGGCGCGCCTGAGCCGCCTCACGGAGGCGGTGCGACGCCTCGGGGAGGCGGGCGTGACGGCGGTCGTCACGCCGCTCGGGGAGGCGGTGCACGGGCCGGCCGGCGTCGAGGCCGAGGTCGCCAGGCTCGTCGCGCTCTGCGCCGTGCCGACGGTCGGGCACCTCGTGATCGATCCGGCGCGTCTCGCGCCCGGCGGCTCCGACTGGACGGCCGAAGACGACGTGTGCCGGGTCGTGCGGTCTCTTCGCCCCGTGCTCGATGCGGCGGCGGAGCACGGCACCACCGTGCACCTCGAGCCCCGAAGCGTGCGCTGGGCCCGGGTGCTGCCCGAGATCGTGGTGCGAGCCTTCGCGGATGCGGCCCTCGATCGCGTGCGTGTCGGCGTGAGGATCATGGCCGAGCTGCCTGAGTCGCGCGAGCACTACGACCGTCTCAGCAGGTGGGCTCAGCAGCGTGCCGCCGACGGCGGGGCCGCCGTCGAGGCTGTGATCGGTGTGGCGGGGGTGGCGAGCGCCGAGCGCATCGCGTCGATCGAGAGCGGGCTCGCGGTGCCCGTGCTCGAGGATCGCGAAGAGGTGACCGCTCAGCTGCTGCGCCTCATCGAACTCGCACTGCACCCGGCCAGGGCGGCCGTGCTGCGTCCCGTCGTCGCGACGGAGGATCTGTTCGTGCTGAGCGGCACCATTGAGCTGGCGGAGCACCTGGGGTCCGCCGGGCTGTTCTCGCTGCAGCTTCGCAGCGGGTTCGCTCCGGGGCTCGCTGAGGTGCTCTCCGCCGGGGGCGCGGAGGTGCGGATGTCGCTCCCCGTGGTCGCGCCCCGCGAGTTCGCCGGGGCCGTCGACATGCTGGTCGGGTTCGCCGCGGAGGCGGCCGATCCCGAGTCCGTCATCGCCCGTTTCGACGCGCTTCTGGACGAGGGGCGCGGGGCGGCCGACGCGGATCCCGATGCTTCTCCGGATCCCGCACCCTCCCCGGATCCCGACCCTGCTCCTGAGACGAGCCCCGACCGCGTCTCCGAACCTGCTTCCGGAGAAGCGCTTCCGGTGAGAGCCGTGGAGCGGGCCGCGTTCCGGGCGGCCTCTGCACGGGCCGCCGATCCTGCGCCCGCCTCCCACCGCACCCAGCTGCGCGCCCGAGAGTGGGATCCGAGCGAGCGCGACAGCGCGCTGTTCTACCGCGCGCCCGACGAGCCCGCCCGGTTCGACACGGGCGGCCTGACGGCGGCGGTGCTCGGTCTCACGCGCGGTTCGACGGGGGAGGTGCGCCTCGAATCGCTCACGCCGCCCCGCCCGATCCCGGTCGTCTCGGAGTCGGGCTTCGCAGGCGAGCCGGCCACTGACGCCAGCCTTTCCGCCAACCGTGATTGGGTGCGCGAGCTGCTCGTCCGCGACGTGCGCGAGGGTGCACGGGGATGCCAGAGCGCAGACGCCGCGGATTCTGCGGAGGCGGACACGGGAACGGGCGGCGCTGCCGCGACTTCCGGCTCCGCTGCGTCCTCGGAGCCTGCTACGCCCGCTGTATCTACTGCGGCACCCGCTGGCGCGGTCGAGCGGGCCGCCGGGCAGACCTGGAGCGGTCAGCCGGCCCGCACCCGGGCGTCGAGGCTGCGTCGCGCAGCGCTGGCCGTCGTCGCAGCGCGAGATCGGCTGCTGCAGTCGCTCGCGGTCGACACCGGCGCTCCGGCGGGGGAGCTCGACACCGAGGTGAGCGACATCGTCGACGCCGCGCGGTACTACGGGCAGCTCGCCGAGGGACTCGCCGCCGTGCGGGGCGCGACGTTCGTCTCGGAGGGACTGGCGCTGGTCGTCGCCGACGCGCGCACGCCGTTCGCGACGCAGGCCGAGGCCGTGCTCGCGGCACTCGGGGCCGGCAGCAGTGTGCTGTGGATGGTGCCGCAGCGTTTCAGACGCTCGGCCTCCGTGCTGCTCGAGGAGTGGGAGATCGGCGGCATCACGCCGGGCTCGGTGAGGATCGAGCCCGCGCCCGAGCAGGGCGGGGCGCTGGATTCCGCGGTGAGCTCCGAGATCGACCGAGCGATCGTGCTCGGCGACCGCGCCGCGGCCCGCGAGATCGCGAGGCGTCGGCCCGAGCTGCAGATCGAGGGCCGCTTCCACGCGCGGGGCAGCGTGCTCGTGGCCCCGTCGGCCGACCTCGACGGGGCAGTCGAAGACCTTGTGGCCTCGGCGTTCTACGCGGCCGGTGCTCATCCCCGCGCGGCGAGCATCGCGATCCTGCTGGGCAGTGTGGCTCGGTCGCGCAGATTCCGCGACGGCCTTGCGGATGCGGTGCGCGCGCTGCGGGTGGGCGACACGGCGCAGCCTCGGGGCGCCGACCCCCTCAGCTTCGACGTGGGCCCGCTGGCAGAGCCGCCGGGAGAAGGGGCGCTGCGGGCGTTGACCGAGCTGGAGCGGGGCGAGGAATGGCTCGTGCAGCCCCGGCAGCTCGACGATGAGGGGCTGCTGTGGAGCCCCGGTGTGCGGCTCGGAGTCTCCCCCGCCTCCTCGTTCTGGGATGACGCCCGGGGCGTGCCTGTGCTCGGGATCGCGCACGCGCACTCGTTCGAGGAGGCGCTGCGATTGCAGAACGCCGACGGCGGCGGAGCGGTGGCCGGGCTGCAGTCGAACGACGCCGACGAGATTCTGAGCTGGCTCGGGGCCGTCGAGGCCGCCTCGTTGACGATCAACCGCCCGACCGCGGTGGCGCGCATCGAGCGGCATCCCGGCGGTGTGTGGAACCGGGCGGCCATGGGCCTGCCTGCGCTGAGCGGCGGGCCCAACAGGCTGCTGCCGCTCGGCGCCTGGCAGCTGCGGGAGGGGACGCGCAGCGAAACGCTCCACCTGCGCGGGCTCGAACCCGAGGTGCGGCTGCTCATCGAGGCGGCTCAGTCGGTGCTCGCCTACGAGGAGTTCGACGAGGTGCGCCGCGCCGCGCTCGCCGACGCGCTCGCGTGGCGCACGTCGTTCGGCGTGGAGCACGACACGATCGGTCTCGGCATCGAGCGCAACGTGATCCGGTATCTGCCCGTCACAACTCAGCTGCGACTCGCGGAGGGCGGCAGCGTGGCCCTGCTGGTGCGAGTGCTTGCCGCGGCGCTGCTGGTGCGGGCGCCGATCTCGGTCTCTACCGGCGAGGTACTGCCGGCGGCCGTGACGGCGTTCCTCGAGCGGCAGGGGATCGAGGTGTCCCTCGAGCGAGACGACGACTGGGTGGAGAGGCTCGCTGTCTCAGGGCCGGTCGGCTCCGACGGAACGATCGCGGATCGAGTGCGACTCATCGGCGGTGATGCGGTGCGCGCTGCCGAGTGGATGGGCGGGCTGGATCGCGTGGCGCTGTGGGCGCAACCCGTCACGATGGCGGGACCCGTCGAACTGCTCACGCTGCTGCGCGAGCAGGCGGTCTCGGCGCGGGCTCACCGTCACGGGCTGGCGGTTCCGGTGCCCGGCCTCGACGAGCTGATCGACGAGTAG
- a CDS encoding ABC transporter permease — protein MIGAIELGLLYGVMALGVYLTFRVLNFPDLTVDGSLTTGAAVAAALITAGQNPVLATLAGTAAGVIAGIITGLLHTKGKIDGLLAGILTMIALWSINLRIMGKANTPLLREDTLMTPLRDAGWIGKTWIAVAIFAVLVFVLKLVVDWFLSTDLGLAIQATGNNEQMIRSFGVNTDGMKILTLAISNGLVALAGALVAQYQGFADISMGIGVILIGLASVILGQAVLGQRNIFLASLAVLVGSILYRLIIFFALSVGLNPNDMRAITAILVVLALLLPRWGFLKKLPSLRDRGNRRPGAKDPDPAPEPVASATTGVTVPEAGR, from the coding sequence ATGATCGGTGCGATTGAACTCGGACTCCTGTACGGAGTCATGGCCCTCGGCGTGTACCTCACGTTCCGCGTGCTGAACTTCCCCGACCTCACCGTCGACGGCAGCCTCACCACCGGTGCCGCGGTCGCCGCCGCGCTCATCACGGCGGGGCAGAACCCGGTGCTGGCGACCCTCGCGGGCACCGCGGCCGGCGTGATCGCGGGCATCATCACGGGCCTGCTGCACACGAAGGGCAAGATCGACGGCCTGCTGGCCGGCATTCTGACGATGATCGCGCTGTGGTCGATCAACCTGCGCATCATGGGGAAGGCGAATACTCCGCTCTTGCGGGAGGACACGCTGATGACCCCGCTGCGCGACGCCGGTTGGATCGGCAAGACGTGGATCGCCGTGGCGATCTTCGCGGTGCTGGTGTTCGTGCTGAAGCTCGTGGTCGACTGGTTCCTGTCGACCGACCTGGGCCTCGCGATCCAGGCGACCGGCAACAACGAGCAGATGATCCGCAGCTTCGGCGTCAACACCGACGGCATGAAGATCCTGACGCTCGCGATCTCGAACGGCCTCGTCGCGCTCGCCGGCGCGCTCGTCGCCCAGTACCAGGGCTTCGCCGACATCAGCATGGGCATCGGCGTGATCCTGATCGGTCTCGCCTCGGTCATCCTGGGGCAGGCGGTGCTCGGCCAGCGCAACATCTTCCTGGCCAGTCTCGCGGTGCTCGTGGGTTCGATCCTCTATCGCCTCATCATCTTCTTTGCGCTGTCGGTCGGTCTCAACCCGAACGACATGCGCGCTATCACCGCGATCCTCGTGGTGCTCGCGCTGCTGCTGCCGCGCTGGGGATTCTTGAAGAAGCTGCCGTCGCTCAGGGATCGCGGCAATCGCAGACCGGGGGCGAAGGATCCGGATCCGGCGCCCGAACCCGTGGCGTCCGCGACGACCGGGGTCACCGTGCCCGAGGCGGGGAGGTAG
- a CDS encoding ABC transporter substrate-binding protein — MAIIRNRRLAIAVAGVATAALALSACSSTGDEAGGNEGGGEKLTVGISQFVQAPPLDAAVEGFKQAFADAGYVEGETVEFKEQNANGEVPTATTIAQTFAGDELDLVLAVATPSAQAAMQNIADVPVVFTAVTDPVVADIVESEDEPGSNVTGTSDMNPVAEQIALIKEIDPDAKKIGTVYSSGEVNSEVQVKLAREAAKDEGLELVEQTVTNAGELKQATEALGDVDAIYTPSDNLVVSGLGSIVSVAEERGILVVGADAQHVEGGAVATLGIDYEKLGHQTGEMAVRILQDGEDPATMPVETQSEFELTVNPAAAERLGYELPQELVDRAANIVE; from the coding sequence ATGGCAATCATCCGAAACCGTCGCCTTGCGATCGCCGTCGCGGGCGTCGCCACCGCGGCCCTCGCACTGAGCGCGTGCTCGAGCACCGGCGACGAGGCCGGCGGCAACGAAGGAGGCGGTGAGAAGCTCACCGTCGGTATCAGCCAGTTCGTGCAGGCCCCGCCGCTCGACGCCGCTGTCGAGGGCTTCAAGCAGGCCTTCGCGGACGCCGGTTACGTCGAGGGCGAGACCGTCGAGTTCAAGGAGCAGAACGCGAACGGCGAGGTGCCCACCGCCACGACCATCGCGCAGACCTTCGCCGGGGACGAGCTCGATCTCGTGCTGGCCGTCGCCACCCCGTCGGCCCAGGCGGCCATGCAGAACATCGCCGACGTGCCGGTCGTCTTCACCGCCGTCACCGACCCCGTCGTCGCCGACATCGTCGAATCCGAGGACGAGCCCGGCAGCAACGTCACCGGCACGAGCGACATGAACCCCGTCGCCGAGCAGATCGCGCTCATCAAGGAGATCGACCCCGACGCGAAGAAGATCGGCACGGTCTACAGCTCGGGCGAGGTGAACTCGGAGGTGCAGGTGAAGCTGGCCCGCGAGGCCGCGAAGGACGAGGGCCTGGAACTCGTCGAGCAGACCGTCACCAACGCGGGCGAGCTCAAGCAGGCCACCGAGGCGCTCGGCGACGTCGACGCCATCTACACCCCCAGCGACAACCTGGTGGTCTCGGGCCTCGGCTCGATCGTGTCGGTCGCCGAGGAGCGAGGCATCCTGGTGGTCGGCGCCGACGCGCAGCACGTCGAGGGCGGCGCGGTCGCCACGCTCGGCATCGACTACGAGAAGCTCGGCCACCAGACCGGCGAGATGGCCGTGCGCATCCTGCAGGACGGCGAGGACCCCGCGACGATGCCCGTCGAGACGCAGAGCGAGTTCGAGCTCACCGTCAACCCCGCGGCAGCCGAGCGGCTGGGCTACGAGCTTCCGCAGGAGCTCGTCGACCGCGCCGCGAACATCGTAGAGTGA
- a CDS encoding GNAT family N-acetyltransferase produces MPPLPPELTLRTADRIYDVPTTTFYRIARLRQEVFVVEQDCVYLDLDGRDLEPGSKQLWAETTEGEVAATVRILDEHAQEAGLMSIGRVVTAPAWRGRGIAAALLRAAIEACAGRAILIHAQSHLAEWYGGFGFVQCGDEFLEDGIPHLPMRIG; encoded by the coding sequence ATGCCCCCACTCCCCCCAGAGCTCACCCTGCGCACCGCCGATCGCATCTATGACGTCCCGACCACGACCTTCTACCGCATCGCACGCCTGCGGCAGGAGGTCTTCGTGGTCGAGCAGGACTGCGTCTATCTCGACCTCGACGGGCGCGACCTCGAACCGGGATCGAAGCAGCTCTGGGCCGAAACCACCGAGGGCGAGGTCGCGGCGACCGTGCGCATCCTGGACGAGCACGCTCAAGAGGCGGGGCTCATGAGCATCGGCCGCGTCGTCACCGCGCCGGCCTGGCGCGGTCGCGGCATCGCCGCCGCGCTGCTGCGCGCCGCGATCGAGGCCTGCGCGGGGCGCGCGATCCTGATCCACGCCCAGTCCCACCTCGCCGAATGGTACGGCGGATTCGGCTTCGTGCAGTGCGGCGACGAGTTCCTCGAAGACGGGATCCCCCATCTCCCCATGCGGATCGGCTGA
- a CDS encoding glycine--tRNA ligase has translation MAEQSRLDKVIALARHRGFVFQAGEIYGGSRSAWDYGPLGTALKENIKRQWWKTMVQKRDDVVGIDSSVILPKQVWEASGHVEVFSDPLVECLSCHKRQREDHLIEAFEEKKGRAPEGGLAEIVCTNCGTRGQWTEPRAFSGLLKTYLGPVDDESGLHYLRPETAQGIFVNFANVLQAARMKPPFGIGQIGKSFRNEITPGNFIFRTREFEQMEMEFFVEPGTDEEWQEYWMNERMRWYTDLGISADNLRFYEHPQEKLSHYSKRTADIEYRFGFQGSEWGELEGIANRTDFDLSTHSKHSGKDLNFFDQTKNERYTPYVIEPAAGLTRSLMAFLVDAYREEEVPNAKGGTDKRTLLALDPRLAPVKAAVLPLSRNEKLSPLAREIAADLRDDWNIDFDDSGAIGRRYRRQDEIGTPFCVTVDFDSLDDNAVTVRERDTMQQERVPLSELHGYLAARLRGA, from the coding sequence ATGGCTGAGCAGTCCCGCCTCGATAAGGTCATCGCCCTCGCCCGCCACCGCGGCTTCGTCTTCCAGGCGGGAGAGATCTACGGCGGTTCGCGTTCCGCGTGGGACTACGGCCCCCTCGGCACCGCGCTGAAGGAGAACATCAAGCGCCAGTGGTGGAAGACCATGGTGCAGAAGCGCGATGACGTCGTGGGCATTGACTCGAGCGTCATCCTGCCGAAGCAGGTGTGGGAGGCCTCGGGTCACGTCGAGGTGTTCAGCGATCCGCTCGTCGAGTGCCTGAGCTGTCACAAGCGTCAGCGCGAGGACCACCTCATCGAGGCGTTCGAGGAGAAGAAGGGCCGCGCCCCCGAGGGCGGCCTGGCCGAGATCGTCTGCACCAACTGCGGCACCCGCGGTCAGTGGACCGAGCCGCGCGCTTTCTCGGGCCTGCTGAAGACCTACCTCGGCCCCGTCGACGACGAGTCGGGCCTGCACTACCTGCGCCCCGAGACCGCTCAGGGCATCTTCGTGAACTTCGCGAACGTGCTACAGGCCGCGCGCATGAAGCCCCCGTTCGGCATCGGTCAGATCGGCAAGAGCTTCCGCAACGAGATCACGCCGGGTAACTTCATCTTCCGCACCCGCGAGTTCGAGCAGATGGAGATGGAGTTCTTCGTCGAGCCGGGCACCGACGAGGAGTGGCAGGAGTACTGGATGAACGAGCGCATGCGCTGGTACACCGACCTGGGCATCTCCGCCGACAACCTGCGCTTCTACGAGCATCCTCAGGAGAAGCTGTCGCACTACTCGAAGCGCACCGCCGACATCGAGTACCGCTTCGGCTTCCAGGGCAGCGAGTGGGGTGAGCTCGAGGGCATCGCGAACCGCACCGATTTCGACCTGTCGACGCACTCGAAGCACTCGGGCAAGGACCTCAACTTCTTCGACCAGACGAAGAACGAGCGGTACACGCCCTACGTGATCGAGCCGGCCGCGGGTCTCACGCGCTCGCTCATGGCGTTCCTCGTCGACGCGTACCGCGAGGAGGAGGTGCCGAACGCGAAGGGCGGAACCGACAAGCGCACGCTGCTCGCGCTCGACCCGCGCCTCGCGCCCGTGAAGGCCGCGGTGCTGCCGCTCAGCCGCAATGAGAAGCTTTCGCCGCTCGCGCGCGAGATCGCTGCGGACCTGCGCGACGACTGGAACATCGACTTCGACGATTCGGGCGCGATCGGCCGTCGTTACCGCCGTCAGGATGAGATCGGCACGCCGTTCTGCGTCACCGTCGATTTCGATTCGCTCGACGACAACGCGGTGACGGTGCGCGAGCGCGACACCATGCAGCAGGAGCGCGTGCCGCTCTCCGAGCTGCACGGCTACCTCGCCGCGCGTCTGAGGGGCGCGTGA
- a CDS encoding ABC transporter ATP-binding protein: MLNIDRISKTFFAGTINERKALVDLSLTLDEGDFVTIIGSNGAGKSTLLNTVAGRYTVDTGTLTVDGKPVTKLKEYQRARYVGRVFQDPMAGTAPDLTIEQNLSLALQRGKARGLGLGVTKARKERFVEELKSLELGLENRLTAKVGLLSGGQRQALSLLMAGFTQPRILLLDEHTAALDPQRAALVTDLTERIVAQGGLTTLMVTHNMEQALKLGNRLIMMHEGRIVFQATEAEKRQLTVPLLLAEFAKIKGASFDDRALLA; the protein is encoded by the coding sequence ATGCTGAACATCGATCGCATCTCGAAGACGTTCTTCGCGGGAACCATCAACGAGCGCAAGGCGCTCGTCGATCTGAGCCTCACCCTCGACGAGGGCGACTTCGTGACCATCATCGGGTCGAACGGCGCCGGCAAGTCGACGCTGCTCAACACGGTCGCGGGCCGCTACACGGTCGACACGGGGACGCTGACCGTGGACGGCAAGCCGGTCACGAAGCTCAAGGAGTACCAGCGGGCTCGGTACGTGGGGCGCGTGTTCCAGGATCCGATGGCGGGCACCGCCCCGGATCTCACGATCGAGCAGAACCTGTCGCTCGCGCTGCAGCGGGGTAAGGCGCGGGGCCTCGGGCTGGGTGTGACGAAGGCGCGCAAGGAGCGCTTCGTGGAGGAGCTGAAGTCGCTCGAGCTCGGCCTCGAGAACCGGCTCACGGCGAAGGTCGGCCTGCTCTCGGGCGGTCAGCGCCAGGCGCTGTCGCTGCTGATGGCGGGTTTCACCCAGCCGCGGATCCTGCTGCTCGACGAGCACACGGCGGCGCTCGACCCGCAGCGCGCGGCGCTGGTCACCGACCTCACGGAGCGCATCGTTGCCCAGGGCGGGCTCACCACGCTGATGGTGACGCACAACATGGAGCAGGCGCTGAAGCTCGGCAACCGGCTGATCATGATGCACGAGGGCCGGATCGTGTTTCAGGCGACCGAGGCCGAGAAGCGGCAGCTGACCGTGCCTCTGCTGCTCGCCGAGTTCGCGAAGATCAAGGGCGCCAGCTTCGACGACCGCGCACTGCTCGCCTGA
- a CDS encoding 2-hydroxyacid dehydrogenase, protein MSDLVVSLSFEDPLREHLRSEPGLELVDWDLKTPAPRRYFDIVVPPYWGGAECLAALADVETRLVQWQSIGYDGVPQYLPGGIPFANAASVHETSTAELAVTLALASQRGIPGFVRSGDAGRWDPVGLPSLADRRVLLVGYGGVSKAVEARLSGFEVSLTRLARSARHERNLAGETVEVHGFEDLHRCLAEAEVVILAVPSTAETRGLIDAAALAAMPDDVLLVNVARGPVVDTDALVAELQRGRLRAALDVTDPEPLPEDHPLWKCPGTLITPHVGGDSSAMQPRIAALLDRQIAHLQAGESPENLVDLH, encoded by the coding sequence ATGAGTGACCTCGTCGTCTCCCTGTCCTTCGAAGATCCGCTGCGGGAGCATCTGCGTTCTGAGCCGGGCCTCGAGCTGGTGGATTGGGATCTCAAAACTCCTGCTCCGCGTCGATATTTCGACATCGTCGTGCCGCCGTACTGGGGAGGCGCCGAGTGTCTCGCCGCGCTTGCCGACGTCGAGACCCGGCTGGTGCAGTGGCAGTCGATCGGGTACGACGGGGTGCCGCAGTATCTGCCGGGAGGGATTCCGTTCGCGAACGCGGCTTCCGTGCACGAGACCTCCACGGCCGAGCTGGCCGTGACGCTCGCGCTGGCGTCGCAGCGGGGCATCCCCGGGTTCGTGCGGTCGGGCGATGCCGGTCGGTGGGATCCGGTCGGTCTGCCGAGCCTGGCCGATCGGCGCGTGCTGCTCGTCGGCTACGGCGGGGTGTCGAAGGCGGTCGAGGCGCGCCTATCGGGGTTCGAGGTGAGCCTCACGCGTCTGGCCCGATCGGCGCGTCACGAGCGCAACCTCGCGGGTGAGACGGTCGAAGTGCACGGCTTCGAGGATCTGCATCGATGCCTCGCCGAGGCCGAGGTGGTGATCCTCGCGGTGCCGTCCACCGCGGAGACGCGCGGATTGATCGATGCGGCGGCACTCGCGGCGATGCCGGATGACGTCCTCCTCGTGAACGTGGCACGCGGCCCGGTGGTCGACACGGATGCGCTCGTGGCCGAACTGCAGCGGGGCCGACTGCGCGCAGCTCTCGACGTGACCGATCCCGAGCCGCTCCCCGAGGATCATCCGCTGTGGAAGTGCCCCGGCACCCTCATCACTCCCCACGTGGGCGGGGATTCGAGCGCGATGCAGCCCCGTATCGCGGCCCTGCTGGATCGTCAGATCGCGCATCTGCAGGCGGGGGAGTCTCCGGAGAATCTCGTCGACCTGCACTGA